One part of the Solanum dulcamara chromosome 8, daSolDulc1.2, whole genome shotgun sequence genome encodes these proteins:
- the LOC129900467 gene encoding protein LIKE EARLY STARVATION, chloroplastic isoform X2, producing MATPFPTTSHSRAVAARSGEPKVEYPFSVSTRKWEVVTERRRKSSRIKASDSYLEMWKKAMERERKSAENVAPPEVEESPETLKKKSEEFNKILEVSPEERDRIQRMQIIDRAAAALAAAKALIEENPLPQKDDAQPDENQQEGMTAIKRVVEMSAGNVISIVPRSGTIMGTPGPSFWSWTPPSDSSFDDIQMKSDVSLSPDPPSPITEKERSPDFLSIPFQSAMTDRKHSPPLPPLQSHLEVENLEDSSSTFEIPHQEEERELGILFSANAAEAAYALKQENEASSEGINPDGSRWWKETGTEKRPDGVVCKWTLTRSISADKTVEWEDKYWEAADEFGHKELGSEKSGRDAAGNVWHEFWKESMWQSGGLVHMEKTADKWGRNKKGEEWQEKWWEHYGAGGQAEKWAHKWCSIDPNTPLDAGHAHVWHERWGEKYDGKGGSIKYTDKWAERFEGDGWSKWGDKWDENFDLNGHGIKQGETWWAGKHGERWNRTWGEGHNGSGWVHKYGKSSNGEHWDTHVNEETWYERFPHYGFYHCFENSVILRAVKKPSDYP from the exons ATGGCGACTCCTTTCCCCACAACCAGTCACTCACGCGCCGTCGCGGCACGCTCCGGCGAACCCAAAGTAGAATACCCATTTTCCGTTTCGACCAGAAAATGGGAAGTAGTAACAGAAAGGAGAAGGAAGAGTTCAAGAATCAAAGCTTCagattcatacttggaaatgtGGAAGAAAGCAATGGAACGTGAGAGAAAGTCTGCTGAGAACGTTGCTCCTCCTGAAGTGGAAGAAAGCCCCGAGACTTTGAAGAAGAAGAGCGAAGAATTCAACAAGATTCTTGAAGTTTCTCCTGAAGAAAGAGATAGAATTCAAAGAATGCAGATCATTGATCGTGCCGCTGCTGCCCTTGCTGCCGCAAAGGCATTGATTGAGGAGAATCCATTGCCCCAAAAGGACGATGCTCAGCCTGATGAAAATCAACAAGAAGGTATGACAGCGATTAAACGAGTTGTAGAAATGT CGGCGGGAAATGTCATTTCCATTGTCCCTCGATCTGGAACTATTATGGGAACACCAGGTCCAAGCTTCTGGTCCTGGACACCTCCTTCAGACAGTTCTTTTGATGACATTCAGATGAAGTCAGATGTGTCTCTGTCTCCAGACCCGCCAAGCCCTATTACAGAGAAAGAACGATCTCCAGATTTTCTGTCTATCCCATTTCAGAGTGCTATGACTGATAGAAAACATAGTCCTCCTCTTCCACCTCTTCAGTCACATTTGGAGGTTGAAAATTTGGAAGATTCCAGCTCAACATTTGAGATACCTCACCAGGAGGAGGAACGTGAACTTGGCATTCTGTTCTCTGCAAATGCAGCGGAAGCAGCTTATGCTCTTAAGCAGGAAAATGAGGCATCTTCTGAGGGAATTAATCCTGATGGATCAAGATGGTGGAAGGAGACTGGGACTGAAAAACGACCTGACGGGGTGGTCTGCAAGTGGACGCTAACCAGGAGCATTAGTGCTGACAAAACTGTTGAATGGGAAGACAAGTATTGGGAAGCTGCTGATGAATTTGGTCACAAGGAACTAGGTTCTGAGAAGTCAGGACGAGACGCTGCTGGAAATGTGTGGCATGAGTTCTGGAAAGAATCAATGTGGCAG AGTGGTGGGCTTGTGCACATGGAGAAAACTGCAGATAAGTGGGGAAGGAATAAGAAAGGTGAGGAGTGGCAGGAGAAATGGTGGGAGCACTATGGTGCCGGTGGCCAAGCAGAGAAATGGGCCCATAAATGGTGCAGCATTGATCCAAACACACCCCTTGATGCAGGTCATGCTCATGTTTGGCATGAAAG GTGGGGTGAGAAATATGATGGAAAAGGCGGCAGCATAAAATATACTGATAAATGGGCGGAGCGCTTTGAAGGAGATGGTTGGTCGAAATGGGGTGACAAATGGGACGAGAACTTTGATCTAAATGGACATGGCATCAAGCAAGGGGAGACATGGTGGGCAGGAAAACATGGAGAACGTTGGAATCGTACTTGGGGAGAGGGCCACAATGGTTCAGGATGGGTGCACAAGTATGGAAAGAGCAGCAATGGGGAGCACTGGGACACCCATGTAAACGAAGAAACATGGTATGAGAGATTCCCTCATTATGGTTTCTACCATTGTTTTGAGAATTCAGTCATACTTCGTGCAGTCAAGAAACCTTCTGACTATCCATGA
- the LOC129900467 gene encoding protein LIKE EARLY STARVATION, chloroplastic isoform X1 — protein sequence MATPFPTTSHSRAVAARSGEPKVEYPFSVSTRKWEVVTERRRKSSRIKASDSYLEMWKKAMERERKSAENVAPPEVEESPETLKKKSEEFNKILEVSPEERDRIQRMQIIDRAAAALAAAKALIEENPLPQKDDAQPDENQQEGAAGNVISIVPRSGTIMGTPGPSFWSWTPPSDSSFDDIQMKSDVSLSPDPPSPITEKERSPDFLSIPFQSAMTDRKHSPPLPPLQSHLEVENLEDSSSTFEIPHQEEERELGILFSANAAEAAYALKQENEASSEGINPDGSRWWKETGTEKRPDGVVCKWTLTRSISADKTVEWEDKYWEAADEFGHKELGSEKSGRDAAGNVWHEFWKESMWQSGGLVHMEKTADKWGRNKKGEEWQEKWWEHYGAGGQAEKWAHKWCSIDPNTPLDAGHAHVWHERWGEKYDGKGGSIKYTDKWAERFEGDGWSKWGDKWDENFDLNGHGIKQGETWWAGKHGERWNRTWGEGHNGSGWVHKYGKSSNGEHWDTHVNEETWYERFPHYGFYHCFENSVILRAVKKPSDYP from the exons ATGGCGACTCCTTTCCCCACAACCAGTCACTCACGCGCCGTCGCGGCACGCTCCGGCGAACCCAAAGTAGAATACCCATTTTCCGTTTCGACCAGAAAATGGGAAGTAGTAACAGAAAGGAGAAGGAAGAGTTCAAGAATCAAAGCTTCagattcatacttggaaatgtGGAAGAAAGCAATGGAACGTGAGAGAAAGTCTGCTGAGAACGTTGCTCCTCCTGAAGTGGAAGAAAGCCCCGAGACTTTGAAGAAGAAGAGCGAAGAATTCAACAAGATTCTTGAAGTTTCTCCTGAAGAAAGAGATAGAATTCAAAGAATGCAGATCATTGATCGTGCCGCTGCTGCCCTTGCTGCCGCAAAGGCATTGATTGAGGAGAATCCATTGCCCCAAAAGGACGATGCTCAGCCTGATGAAAATCAACAAGAAG GAGCGGCGGGAAATGTCATTTCCATTGTCCCTCGATCTGGAACTATTATGGGAACACCAGGTCCAAGCTTCTGGTCCTGGACACCTCCTTCAGACAGTTCTTTTGATGACATTCAGATGAAGTCAGATGTGTCTCTGTCTCCAGACCCGCCAAGCCCTATTACAGAGAAAGAACGATCTCCAGATTTTCTGTCTATCCCATTTCAGAGTGCTATGACTGATAGAAAACATAGTCCTCCTCTTCCACCTCTTCAGTCACATTTGGAGGTTGAAAATTTGGAAGATTCCAGCTCAACATTTGAGATACCTCACCAGGAGGAGGAACGTGAACTTGGCATTCTGTTCTCTGCAAATGCAGCGGAAGCAGCTTATGCTCTTAAGCAGGAAAATGAGGCATCTTCTGAGGGAATTAATCCTGATGGATCAAGATGGTGGAAGGAGACTGGGACTGAAAAACGACCTGACGGGGTGGTCTGCAAGTGGACGCTAACCAGGAGCATTAGTGCTGACAAAACTGTTGAATGGGAAGACAAGTATTGGGAAGCTGCTGATGAATTTGGTCACAAGGAACTAGGTTCTGAGAAGTCAGGACGAGACGCTGCTGGAAATGTGTGGCATGAGTTCTGGAAAGAATCAATGTGGCAG AGTGGTGGGCTTGTGCACATGGAGAAAACTGCAGATAAGTGGGGAAGGAATAAGAAAGGTGAGGAGTGGCAGGAGAAATGGTGGGAGCACTATGGTGCCGGTGGCCAAGCAGAGAAATGGGCCCATAAATGGTGCAGCATTGATCCAAACACACCCCTTGATGCAGGTCATGCTCATGTTTGGCATGAAAG GTGGGGTGAGAAATATGATGGAAAAGGCGGCAGCATAAAATATACTGATAAATGGGCGGAGCGCTTTGAAGGAGATGGTTGGTCGAAATGGGGTGACAAATGGGACGAGAACTTTGATCTAAATGGACATGGCATCAAGCAAGGGGAGACATGGTGGGCAGGAAAACATGGAGAACGTTGGAATCGTACTTGGGGAGAGGGCCACAATGGTTCAGGATGGGTGCACAAGTATGGAAAGAGCAGCAATGGGGAGCACTGGGACACCCATGTAAACGAAGAAACATGGTATGAGAGATTCCCTCATTATGGTTTCTACCATTGTTTTGAGAATTCAGTCATACTTCGTGCAGTCAAGAAACCTTCTGACTATCCATGA